The Desulfovibrio desulfuricans DSM 642 genome includes a window with the following:
- a CDS encoding transposase: MGRKAFTPEQIIFKLREVEVLVGQGESIALACRKIAVTEQTYYRWRKEYGGMGTEQLKRLKELEKENARLRRAVAD, encoded by the coding sequence ATGGGTCGCAAAGCATTTACTCCAGAGCAAATCATTTTCAAGCTTCGCGAGGTTGAAGTTCTTGTGGGACAAGGCGAAAGTATTGCCCTGGCTTGCCGCAAAATTGCTGTAACCGAGCAAACGTATTATCGATGGCGCAAGGAATATGGAGGCATGGGGACTGAGCAGCTCAAGCGATTGAAAGAACTAGAAAAGGAAAACGCTAGGCTGCGACGAGCCGTCGCTGATT
- a CDS encoding transposase, whose product MSRSRRTFPAELKTRVALDGLPGVRTLSKLASKYGVHPNQISQWKQ is encoded by the coding sequence ATGTCCAGGTCGAGGAGGACTTTCCCCGCAGAACTCAAGACTCGCGTCGCCCTTGATGGCCTGCCCGGGGTGCGAACATTGTCTAAGCTTGCCAGTAAGTATGGCGTGCATCCAAATCAGATTTCCCAGTGGAAGCAGTAG
- a CDS encoding ERF family protein, whose translation MNQYQSASITDLAKTLLCVQRTVQPVTKDAENPFTKSWYASLNSVMDACRDALIENGIWLCQYPVPVEQPNTIGLVTKLTHAESGQWQSSLAVVPLPKADPQGMGSAITYARRYALTAMLGMVTEDDDGEGAKNGKKSPTRPKLPVITPESQKARHRDPSTANNISNSSNRPSASLENLPPLEGVTYQQVTAQDGRPCIIATGNTQAKKELLTGSGFRWNPQRKLWWKYVDAA comes from the coding sequence ATGAACCAATACCAATCAGCAAGTATTACTGATTTGGCTAAGACCCTGCTCTGCGTACAGCGAACCGTGCAACCTGTTACAAAAGATGCTGAAAACCCCTTCACAAAAAGCTGGTACGCCAGCCTCAACAGTGTCATGGACGCCTGCCGCGATGCGCTCATCGAAAACGGCATCTGGTTGTGCCAGTACCCTGTGCCTGTTGAACAGCCCAACACCATAGGGCTGGTCACCAAACTGACGCATGCAGAGTCAGGGCAGTGGCAAAGCTCTCTTGCAGTGGTTCCTCTACCTAAGGCCGATCCGCAGGGCATGGGATCGGCAATTACCTATGCCCGCCGCTACGCTCTAACTGCCATGTTGGGCATGGTAACTGAAGATGACGATGGAGAAGGGGCTAAAAATGGCAAAAAATCGCCTACACGGCCCAAATTGCCCGTAATTACCCCTGAATCACAAAAAGCGCGTCATCGCGACCCATCCACAGCAAACAACATTTCAAACTCCTCAAATCGCCCCTCAGCAAGCCTTGAAAATCTTCCACCGCTGGAAGGCGTCACCTACCAACAAGTTACCGCTCAGGATGGGCGTCCCTGCATCATTGCCACCGGCAACACGCAGGCCAAAAAGGAATTGCTGACCGGTTCGGGCTTCCGTTGGAACCCGCAGAGAAAATTGTGGTGGAAGTATGTTGACGCCGCATAG
- a CDS encoding DUF3150 domain-containing protein — translation MTQLVSDIRILDNLLALNLNVSLWSARRKMSQEDLGGAELPPEDLASLGSKRIADPENLKVFGTLKARAFNYLDRHGVRFMSGWAIPEEKAGEIVQELLNIRIEFQKEKEAFLADYDQNVQAWIEKHHQWGEIIRNSLVGPDYVRARMDFRWQLYKVAPLEQHTDNTAVLEAGLAEEVQGLGGTLFDEVAKSADDIWRRVYHGKTEVTHKALSPLRTLHAKLTGLSFVEPHVAPVADIVQAALLRMPKKGNITGTDLLLLQGLVCLLKDSTTLVGHAQKVIEGYSPAFVLDALLAGPDVIHEPDGLAGQMDGSMDGNMDDEPILPKIPVADSALPHPAIPSLGLW, via the coding sequence ATGACACAACTTGTTTCTGACATCCGCATTTTGGACAATTTGTTGGCCCTCAACCTCAACGTCAGCTTATGGTCAGCCCGGCGCAAAATGAGCCAGGAAGACCTGGGGGGTGCGGAACTGCCCCCCGAAGATCTGGCTTCTCTGGGCTCAAAGCGCATTGCCGACCCGGAGAACCTCAAAGTATTCGGCACACTCAAGGCTCGCGCTTTCAACTACCTTGACCGGCACGGGGTACGGTTCATGTCTGGCTGGGCTATCCCCGAAGAAAAAGCCGGCGAAATCGTGCAGGAGCTGCTTAACATCCGCATTGAATTCCAGAAAGAAAAGGAAGCATTTCTGGCTGACTATGACCAAAATGTGCAGGCATGGATTGAGAAGCACCATCAGTGGGGCGAAATCATTCGTAACTCCCTTGTGGGGCCTGACTATGTACGCGCCCGCATGGATTTTCGCTGGCAGCTGTACAAGGTGGCCCCGCTTGAACAGCACACAGACAACACCGCTGTGCTGGAAGCTGGTCTGGCGGAAGAGGTGCAGGGCCTCGGCGGCACCCTGTTTGATGAGGTGGCCAAGTCGGCTGACGATATATGGCGCAGGGTTTATCATGGCAAAACGGAGGTAACCCACAAGGCGCTCTCGCCGCTGCGCACCCTGCATGCCAAGCTCACGGGCTTGTCATTTGTAGAGCCACATGTGGCCCCGGTAGCTGACATCGTGCAGGCTGCACTGTTGCGCATGCCCAAGAAGGGCAACATCACGGGTACAGACCTGCTGCTTTTGCAAGGGCTGGTCTGCCTGCTCAAGGACAGTACGACTCTTGTGGGCCACGCTCAGAAAGTAATTGAGGGCTACAGCCCGGCATTTGTGCTGGATGCCCTGTTGGCTGGTCCGGACGTTATCCACGAGCCGGACGGCCTTGCTGGACAGATGGATGGCTCCATGGATGGGAATATGGACGATGAACCCATCCTGCCTAAGATTCCCGTGGCTGACAGCGCTTTGCCGCATCCTGCCATCCCCAGCCTTGGTCTGTGGTGA
- a CDS encoding VWA domain-containing protein: MVRTKDVLNCLPLLASILGDRYGVQVRIGGKEACTNGKVIHLPSLPMDCEPELLALAKGFTDHEAAHIRHTDFSVLKAANLDPVTFNLFNCLEDWRVEKMLSGIFPGCRRNLNWLIRRFFVEQAQPRAGDDSPALAVLDYVLLTVRAWDVDEVTPARQHAASIVEQHFPGLLGALDAILVKVYIHCPDTAAAVEYARQIAICVRQWEPPRQDSTSKRASTNDQGATPRATGEDNDSATQINQQSEPVQLSSALPLKALFHAEAQDLPKQLGEIMAIELANSSAESAGDALTVAVEGTRHATPLPAEQKLQALQASIALRTRLQGFLQAQTQRRCSIGRRGNLHANSLHRLQVGNARVFQKESGHQGVNTAVHILLDVSGSMAGAPINLANRACYAVATSLSHIRGVNSAVTVFPAVSVTNSVFPIMRHGQPLPDRFDIRASGGTPLAGALWWVLQTMLPLKEQRKMILVITDGMPDNPLAANNAIGVAQQLGFEVYGLGIRDEHITHLLPHTSRVVNDLPDLVPAMFTMLQVALLKGGAV; encoded by the coding sequence ATGGTACGCACAAAAGACGTTCTCAACTGTCTGCCCCTGCTGGCGTCCATCCTTGGCGACCGCTATGGCGTGCAGGTACGTATTGGCGGCAAGGAAGCCTGCACCAACGGTAAAGTTATCCATCTGCCATCGTTGCCCATGGATTGTGAGCCGGAATTGCTGGCACTCGCCAAGGGGTTTACAGACCATGAGGCGGCTCATATACGGCACACAGATTTTAGCGTGCTGAAAGCTGCAAACCTTGATCCAGTAACCTTCAATTTGTTCAACTGTCTTGAAGATTGGCGTGTTGAAAAAATGCTGTCAGGCATTTTCCCTGGCTGCAGGAGAAATCTGAACTGGCTGATACGACGATTTTTTGTAGAGCAAGCGCAGCCAAGGGCCGGGGATGATTCCCCGGCCCTTGCTGTTTTGGACTATGTGCTGTTGACAGTGCGAGCCTGGGATGTGGATGAGGTGACCCCGGCACGGCAACACGCGGCAAGCATCGTGGAGCAGCACTTCCCCGGCTTGCTAGGGGCTCTGGATGCCATCTTGGTCAAGGTTTACATCCATTGCCCGGATACTGCGGCAGCAGTCGAATATGCTCGACAAATTGCCATATGCGTCAGGCAGTGGGAACCACCTCGACAGGATTCAACTAGCAAACGCGCGAGTACGAACGACCAGGGAGCTACACCTAGGGCGACAGGGGAGGACAACGATTCTGCCACACAAATCAACCAGCAATCTGAACCGGTCCAACTGTCGAGTGCTTTACCGCTCAAGGCCTTGTTTCATGCAGAGGCGCAGGATCTCCCCAAGCAACTCGGCGAAATCATGGCGATTGAGCTTGCCAATAGCAGCGCAGAATCCGCTGGTGACGCACTGACCGTGGCCGTGGAAGGCACCCGACATGCAACCCCCTTGCCAGCAGAACAGAAGCTGCAAGCCCTTCAGGCCAGCATTGCGCTGCGTACTCGCCTACAGGGCTTTCTGCAGGCACAAACGCAAAGGCGTTGCAGCATCGGGCGTAGAGGGAATCTGCATGCCAATTCGCTACACCGTCTGCAGGTTGGCAATGCTCGTGTTTTCCAAAAAGAGTCAGGGCATCAAGGCGTTAACACCGCTGTTCATATCCTGCTGGATGTAAGCGGCAGCATGGCTGGCGCACCGATTAATCTTGCCAATCGGGCCTGCTATGCCGTGGCAACATCGCTGAGCCATATTCGTGGCGTGAATTCGGCAGTGACGGTCTTTCCCGCAGTCTCGGTGACCAATTCTGTATTCCCAATCATGCGGCATGGGCAGCCGTTGCCAGATAGGTTCGACATTCGGGCTTCTGGCGGAACCCCCTTGGCTGGGGCCTTGTGGTGGGTTTTGCAAACCATGCTGCCCCTCAAAGAGCAACGCAAGATGATTCTGGTTATCACTGACGGCATGCCGGACAACCCATTGGCTGCAAACAATGCCATAGGGGTGGCCCAACAACTTGGCTTTGAAGTCTATGGCCTTGGCATTCGGGATGAACACATCACGCATCTGCTGCCGCACACCAGCAGGGTGGTCAACGATCTGCCCGACCTGGTGCCTGCCATGTTTACCATGCTGCAGGTCGCCTTGCTCAAAGGCGGTGCGGTATGA
- a CDS encoding glutamine--tRNA ligase/YqeY domain fusion protein, which translates to MAPENDTTPATVAESTAAGDTAKVGLDFIRTRITEDNASGRFGNRVHTRFPPEPNGYLHLGHAKSICLNFGVAREFGGLCNLRFDDTNPTKEETEYVDSIREDVRWLGGVWDDREFYASDYFEKLYDYAEQLIKMGKAYVDDLSAEEIREYRGTLTEPGRESPWRNRGVDENLDLFRRMRAGEFGDGQKVLRAKIDMTSPNVVMRDPTLYRIRHAEHHRTGNKWCIYPMYDYTHCLSDSIEGITHSLCTLEFINNRELYDWVLKTLGAYRPQQIEFARLNVTYTVLSKRKLIQLVKEGHVTGWDDPRMPTLSGMRRRGIPPEALREFCSRIGLARADSTVEYSMLEFCVREYLNEHTPRVMAVLDPVKVVIENYPVGQVEEFDMPYHPEDASYGSRKVPFSRELYIERDDFRLEPPKKFHRLAPGAEVRLRYAYFITCREAVLDDAGNVVELRCVYDPESKGGQSPDGRKVKGTIHWVSAAHAIPAEVRLYDQLFAVENPNAAPEGKTFLDNLNPESLTKVEALLEPALATFKAGDKMQFERLGYYCKDKDSTDAKPVFNRTTTLRDTWAKLEKKGA; encoded by the coding sequence ATGGCCCCCGAAAATGATACGACACCCGCCACTGTTGCTGAAAGCACCGCCGCTGGCGATACCGCAAAAGTCGGCCTGGATTTCATCCGCACCCGCATAACTGAAGACAACGCTTCGGGCCGTTTCGGCAATCGTGTGCACACGCGGTTTCCTCCCGAGCCGAACGGGTATCTGCATCTGGGGCATGCCAAGTCCATCTGCCTTAACTTTGGCGTTGCCAGGGAGTTTGGCGGGCTGTGCAACCTGCGCTTTGACGACACCAACCCCACCAAGGAAGAAACGGAATACGTTGATTCCATCCGTGAGGATGTGCGCTGGCTTGGCGGCGTGTGGGACGACCGCGAATTTTACGCTTCCGACTACTTCGAGAAGCTCTATGACTACGCCGAACAGCTCATCAAGATGGGCAAGGCCTATGTGGACGACCTCTCGGCAGAAGAAATCCGCGAATATCGCGGCACGCTGACCGAGCCCGGGCGCGAAAGCCCCTGGCGCAACCGGGGCGTGGACGAAAATCTTGATCTGTTCCGCCGCATGCGCGCGGGCGAATTTGGCGATGGTCAAAAGGTGCTGCGCGCCAAGATCGACATGACCTCGCCCAACGTGGTCATGCGCGATCCCACGCTGTACCGCATCCGCCATGCGGAGCACCATCGCACGGGCAACAAGTGGTGCATCTACCCCATGTACGACTATACCCATTGCCTGTCCGACTCCATCGAGGGTATTACCCACTCGCTCTGCACGCTGGAATTCATCAATAACCGCGAACTGTACGACTGGGTGCTCAAAACCCTCGGTGCGTACCGTCCGCAGCAGATCGAATTTGCGCGGCTCAATGTCACCTATACGGTACTCTCCAAGCGCAAGCTCATTCAGCTTGTGAAGGAAGGCCACGTTACAGGCTGGGACGATCCCCGCATGCCCACCCTGAGCGGTATGCGCCGCCGGGGCATTCCGCCCGAGGCCCTGCGCGAATTTTGCTCCCGTATTGGTCTGGCCCGCGCCGACTCCACCGTGGAATATTCCATGCTCGAATTCTGCGTGCGTGAATATCTCAACGAGCATACCCCGCGCGTTATGGCTGTGCTCGATCCGGTGAAGGTGGTTATTGAGAACTATCCCGTAGGCCAGGTGGAAGAGTTTGACATGCCCTACCACCCGGAAGATGCCTCTTATGGCAGCCGCAAGGTGCCGTTTTCGCGCGAGCTGTATATTGAGCGGGACGACTTCCGCCTTGAGCCGCCCAAGAAGTTCCACCGGCTGGCCCCGGGTGCGGAAGTACGCCTGCGCTACGCCTATTTTATCACCTGCCGCGAGGCCGTGCTGGACGATGCGGGCAACGTGGTTGAACTGCGCTGCGTGTACGACCCCGAAAGCAAGGGGGGGCAAAGCCCCGATGGCCGCAAGGTAAAGGGAACCATCCATTGGGTGTCGGCGGCACACGCCATCCCCGCAGAAGTGCGCCTGTACGACCAGCTTTTTGCGGTGGAAAACCCCAATGCCGCGCCCGAGGGCAAGACGTTTCTGGATAACCTTAATCCCGAATCGCTTACAAAGGTGGAGGCGCTGCTGGAACCGGCCCTGGCTACTTTCAAGGCTGGGGACAAGATGCAGTTCGAGCGCCTTGGCTACTACTGCAAGGACAAGGACAGCACCGATGCCAAGCCCGTGTTCAACCGCACAACCACGCTGCGAGACACTTGGGCCAAGCTGGAAAAGAAGGGCGCATAG
- a CDS encoding autotransporter outer membrane beta-barrel domain-containing protein — protein MQGVTLLYNFDIATNGNKLLATVATNNGVTVNQQTKALSEGFVSGMGMVTQGADVAAGQGMSSAVSAAKGGSSAKGGSAGGGATPAGFGAASGGSVRYNTGSHVDMRSYSLTAGLAWGADMAPGRLTFGPFFEYGNGSYNTYNSFSNATSVEGDGSNSYLGGGILGRMDFINTGPGHIYAEASARVGSLRNKYESSDLRDSTGRSAEYDSTSTYYGLHFGTGYVWDITENASLDMYGKYFWTRQKGDSVTLSTGDPIDFKDVDSNRLRLGSRFSYTVNDYISPYVGAAYEREFDGKARASTNGYDMKAPSMRGDTGIGEIGFVYTPSASLPLSFDFGLQGYIGKREGLTGSLQAKYEF, from the coding sequence ATGCAAGGGGTAACCCTGCTGTATAATTTTGACATTGCCACCAACGGTAACAAACTGCTTGCAACGGTAGCCACTAACAACGGGGTAACTGTGAATCAGCAGACCAAGGCCCTTTCAGAAGGCTTTGTCTCTGGCATGGGCATGGTAACGCAAGGTGCGGACGTAGCAGCCGGGCAGGGCATGAGCTCCGCCGTTTCTGCCGCCAAAGGCGGTTCCTCCGCTAAGGGCGGGTCAGCTGGTGGCGGGGCCACCCCTGCCGGGTTTGGCGCTGCATCCGGCGGTTCCGTTCGGTATAACACGGGTTCGCATGTGGACATGCGCAGCTATTCGCTGACGGCAGGTCTTGCCTGGGGTGCGGATATGGCGCCCGGTCGCCTGACATTCGGGCCTTTTTTTGAATACGGCAACGGTTCGTATAATACCTACAATTCATTCAGCAACGCAACCTCTGTCGAGGGCGACGGCAGCAACAGTTATCTTGGCGGCGGCATCCTTGGCCGCATGGATTTTATCAATACCGGCCCCGGCCATATATATGCTGAAGCCTCGGCCCGTGTGGGCAGCCTGCGCAACAAGTATGAAAGTTCCGACCTGCGCGATTCCACCGGGCGTAGCGCGGAATATGACTCTACATCCACGTATTATGGTTTGCACTTTGGAACCGGTTACGTATGGGACATCACGGAAAACGCCTCGCTCGACATGTACGGCAAATATTTCTGGACGCGGCAAAAAGGTGATTCCGTTACCCTTTCCACCGGCGACCCCATCGACTTCAAGGATGTGGATTCCAACCGTCTGCGCCTTGGTTCCCGCTTCAGCTACACGGTGAACGACTACATCAGCCCCTATGTGGGCGCGGCTTACGAACGCGAGTTTGACGGCAAGGCCCGCGCCAGCACCAACGGCTATGACATGAAGGCCCCTTCCATGCGCGGCGATACGGGGATAGGCGAGATTGGGTTTGTGTACACGCCATCCGCATCGTTGCCCTTGTCTTTTGATTTTGGGCTGCAGGGCTACATAGGCAAGCGCGAGGGCCTGACCGGCAGCTTGCAGGCCAAGTATGAATTTTAA